A genomic window from Brassica oleracea var. oleracea cultivar TO1000 chromosome C8, BOL, whole genome shotgun sequence includes:
- the LOC106311845 gene encoding myosin-5 isoform X2 — MAAPVIIVGSHVWVEDPHLAWIDGQVTRIDGQNIHVRTNKGKTVVTSVYFPKDTEASPGGVDDMTKLSYLHEPGVLQNLETRYELNHIYTYTGNILIAVNPFQRLPHLYATDMMEQYKGIGLGELSPHVFAIGDAAYRAMINEGKSNSILVSGESGAGKTETTKMLMRYLAFLGGRSGVEGRTVEQQVLESNPVLEAFGNAKTLRNNNSSRFGKFVEIQFDKHGRISGAAIRTYLLERSRVCQISDPERNYHCFYLLCAAPPEDIKKYKLGNPQSFHYLNQSSCYELDGVDDASEYLETRRAMDVVGISNEEQEAIFRVVAAILHLGNIDFGLGEEIDSSVIKDENSRFHLNLAAELLMCNAKSLEDALIRRVMVTPEEIITKTLDPDNAIASRDTLAKTIYSHLFDWIVNKINTSIGQDPRSKSIIGVLDIYGFESFKCNSFEQFCINFTNEKLQQHFNQHVFKMEQEEYTKEEIDWSYIEFIDNQDVLDLIEKKPGGIISLLDEACMFPKSTHETFSNKLFQTFKGHERFSKPKLSQTDFTISHYAGEVTYQSNHFIDKNKDYIVAEHQALFTASNCSFVAGLFHALHEDSSRSSKFSSIGSRFKQQLHSLMETLNGTEPHYIRCIKPNNILKPGIFENFNVIHQLRCGGVLEAIRISCAGYPTRLAFYDFLERFGLLAPEVLDGNYDDEVACQMILDKKGLRDYQVGKTKIFLRAGQMAELDARRAEVLGNAARVIQRQFRTWIARKKFRSIRNAAIVLQSFLRGEIARTVHKKLIIEAAALRFQKNFRRYIARKSFVTNRSAAVVLQTGFKGMIARNEFRLRRQTKAAIVIQAHWRGQRAYAYYIRLKKAAIVTQCAWRCRLARRELRMLKLAARETGALKDAKDKLEKRVEELTWRLQLEKRLRTDLEEAKVQEVAKLQEALHTMRSQLKEATVMVLKEQEAARIAIEEAGSVKKEPVVVEDTEKINSLSNEIEKLKGMLSSETHKADEATQAYRSALVQNEELSKRLDEAGKKINQLQDSVQRFQEKVSNLESENKVLRQQSLALSPASRALALRPKTTIIQMQRTPERFTFSNGETKQIQEPETEDRPQKSLNQKQLENQELLLKSISEDIGFSEGKPVAACLIYKCLIHWRSFEVERTNIFNRIIETIASAIEMQENDDVLCYWLSNSATLLMLLERTLKAGNIPPSRHRAMSTSLFGRVSQSFIGSPQSVGFPFMNGRAIGGGLDELRQVEAKYPALLFKQQLTAYLEKIYGVIRDRMKREIAPLLAVCIQAPRQPRSGLIKGRSHNNFEAQKALSAHWQSIVTCLNGHLRTMRANYVPSLLISKVFGQIFSFINVQLFNSLVLRRECCSFSNGEYVKTGLAELEKWCHDATEEFAGSAWDELKHIRQAVGFLVIHQKPKKSLHEITTELCPVLTVQQLYRISTMYSDDKYGTHSVSSEVMGSMRQTVSEDTNKSFLLDDDSSIPFSLEDISKSMPNVEVAEIDPPPLIRQNTSFMFLLERSD; from the exons ATG GCTGCTCCGGTTATAATTGTGGGCTCGCATGTGTGGGTTGAAGATCCGCATTTAGCATGGATAGATGGACAAGTTACTCGCATCGATGGTCAAAACATTCATGTCAGAACTAACAAAGGCAAAACC GTTGTGACGAGTGTATATTTCCCCAAGGATACTGAAGCTTCACCTGGTGGTGTAGATGACATGACAAAGCTTTCATATTTGCATGAGCCCGGAGTCTTACAAAACCTTGAGACGAGATATGAACTTAACCACATCTAC ACATATACAGGGAATATCTTAATTGCAGTTAATCCATTCCAAAGGCTGCCTCATCTTTATGCAACCGATATGATGGAACAATATAAAGGAATTGGACTTGGAGAACTGAGTCCTCATGTTTTCGCAATCGGGGATGCTGCATACAG GGCGATGATTAATGAAGGGAAAAGTAATTCGATTTTGGTAAGTGGAGAAAGTGGTGCTGGTAAAACGGAGACGACAAAGATGCTCATGAGGTACCTTGCCTTTTTGGGAGGGAGGTCTGGTGTTGAAGGAAGAACAGTTGAACAACAAGTCTTAGAG TCCAATCCAGTTCTGGAAGCATTTGGCAATGCAAAAACTTTACGGAACAACAATTCGAG TCGCTTTGGTAAATTTGTTGAAATCCAATTTGACAAGCATGGAAGGATATCTGGGGCAGCTATCAGGACTTATCTGCTTGAGAGGTCCCGTGTTTGCCAAATCTCAGACCCTGAGAGAAACTACCATTGCTTTTACCTTCTTTGTGCTGCTCCACCAGAG GACATAAAGAAGTACAAGTTGGGAAACCCACAGTCATTCCACTATCTAAATCAGTCAAGCTGTTATGAACTGGATGGTGTTGATGATGCTAGTGAATACCTTGAAACCAGAAGAGCTATGGATGTAGTTGGAATCAGTAATGAAGAACAG GAGGCAATCTTCAGGGTGGTTGCTGCGATTCTTCATCTTGGTAACATTGATTTTGGACTAGGGGAAGAAATTGATTCCTCGGTGATCAAGGATGAAAATTCACGATTCCATCTTAACTTGGCCGCAGAGCTACTTAT GTGTAACGCCAAGAGCCTAGAAGATGCACTTATTAGGCGAGTGATGGTTACACCTGAAGAGATTATCACGAAAACTCTTGATCCTGATAATGCAATTGCGAGTAGGGATACCCTGGCAAAGACAATATATTCTCACTTGTTTGACTG GATCGTGAATAAAATCAATACTTCCATCGGGCAGGACCCAAGGTCAAAGTCAATTATTGGAGTTCTGGATATCTATGGGTTTGAAAGTTTCAAGTGCAATAG TTTCGAGCAATTCTGCATCAATTTCACGAATGAAAAACTGCAGCAGCATTTTAATCAG CATGTTTTTAAGATGGAGCAGGAGGAGTACACCAAAGAAGAGATCGATTGGAGCTACATAGAATTTATTGATAACCAAGATGTTCTTGATTTAATTGAAAAA AAACCAGGAGGAATCATTTCACTTCTAGATGAAGCCTG CATGTTTCCCAAGTCTACACATGAAACCTTCTCCAATAAGTTGTTCCAGACGTTCAAAGGTCACGAGAGATTTTCCAAACCGAAGCTCTCTCAGACTGATTTTACGATATCGCATTATGCAGGAGAG GTTACTTATCAATCGAACCATTTTATCGACAAGAACAAGGATTATATAGTTGCTGAACATCAGGCGCTGTTTACTGCATCTAATTGCTCCTTTGTGGCTGGTTTGTTCCATGCGCTTCATGAAGACTCATCCAGGTCATCGAAATTTTCTTCCATTGGGTCACGGTTCAAG CAACAACTTCACTCGCTGATGGAAACCCTGAATGGTACAGAACCTCATTACATAAGATGTATAAAGCCGAATAATATTCTTAAACCTGGCATCTTTGAGAATTTCAACGTCATTCATCAATTACGTTGTGGG GGTGTTCTTGAGGCCATTAGGATCAGTTGCGCTGGCTATCCTACCAGACTTGCCTTCTATGATTTTCTCGAACGTTTTGGTCTTCTTGCTCCAGAAGTTTTGGACGGAAA TTATGATGATGAAGTAGCTTGCCAAATGATTCTTGATAAGAAAGGTCTGAGGGACTACCAG GTTGGAAAGACAAAGATTTTCCTTCGAGCTGGTCAGATGGCTGAACTAGATGCTCGGAGAGCAGAGGTGCTTGGAAATGCTGCCAGAGTCATTCAGAGGCAATTCCGCACATGGATTGCCCGAAAGAAATTCCGTTCTATTCGAAATGCTGCAATTGTATTGCAATCCTTCCTAAGAG GCGAGATTGCCCGGACAGTACACAAAAAACTGATTATAGAAGCTGCAGCTCTAAGATTCCAGAAGAATTTCCGCCGGTACATCGCCAGGAAATCTTTTGTAACCAACAGATCAGCTGCAGTCGTGTTGCAGACTGGCTTTAAGGGCATGATTGCACGTAATGAATTCAGGTTAAGAAGGCAAACAAAAGCTGCCATAGTGATTCAG GCCCACTGGCGTGGTCAGCGAGCATACGCATATTACATAAGACTTAAGAAGGCGGCAATAGTCACTCAATGTGCCTGGAGATGCAGACTTGCTAGGAGAGAGCTTAGAATGCTAAAATTG GCTGCAAGAGAAACTGGTGCTCTTAAAGATGCTAAAGATAAATTGGAGAAGCGGGTGGAAGAGCTTACCTGGCGTTTGCAATTGGAGAAGCGATTAAGG ACTGATTTGGAGGAGGCAAAGGTGCAAGAAGTTGCAAAGCTGCAAGAGGCTTTGCACACCATGCGGTCACAGTTGAAAGAAGCTACTGTAATGGTATTAAAGGAACAGGAGGCCGCTCGAATAGCAATTGAAGAAGCAGGTTCAGTAAAAAAGGAACCTGTTGTTGTTGAAGATACAGAGAAGATAAATTCTTTGAGTAACGAAATTGAGAAGCTAAAG GGAATGTTGTCATCAGAAACACATAAGGCAGATGAAGCAACGCAGGCTTATCGCAGTGCATTAGTCCAAAATGAGGAATTAAGTAAGAGACTTGACGAAGCTGGAAAAAAAATAAACCAGCTTCAAGATTCTGTTCAGAG ATTCCAAGAAAAAGTCTCTAATTTGGAGTCAGAGAATAAGGTACTCCGGCAACAGTCTCTTGCTCTCTCACCAGCTAGTAGAGCTTTGGCCCTAAGACCAAAAACTACCATAATTCAG ATGCAGAGAACTCCCGAGAGATTTACTTTCTCCAATGGAGAAACAAAACAAATTCAG GAACCTGAAACTGAGGATAGGCCCCAGAAATCGCTTAATCAGAAACAGCTG GAAAACCAGGAGCTACTACTAAAGTCTATCTCGGAAGATATAGGATTTTCTGAAGGCAAGCCTGTTGCTGCATGCCTGATATATAAGTGTCTGATACACTGGAGATCTTTTGAAGTAGAAAGGACCAATATATTTAATCGTATAATTGAGACAATAGCATCCGCCATCGAG ATGCAGGAAAACGACGATGTACTATGCTATTGGTTATCCAATTCCGCCACACTTTTAATGTTACTTGAACGCACTCTGAAAGCGGGTAACATACCTCCCTCGAGACATCGGGCGATGTCTACATCTTTGTTTGGACGAGTATCTCAG AGTTTCATAGGCTCTCCACAAAGTGTTGGATTCCCATTTATGAATGGAAGGGCGATTGGTGGAGGGCTAGACGAACTACGTCAAGTGGAAGCTAAATATCCTGCTTTGCTTTTCAAGCAGCAGCTCACCGCTTACCTAGAAAAGATTTATGGAGTGATCCGAGACCGTATGAAGAGAGAGATTGCGCCTCTGCTTGCTGTTTGCATTCAG GCACCAAGGCAACCACGTTCTGGTTTAATAAAAGGACGCTCACATAATAATTTTGAGGCTCAAAAAGCGCTAAGTGCTCATTGGCAAAGCATTGTCACATGTCTAAACGGCCACTTGAGGACTATGAGGGCCAACTAT GTGCCTTCGTTGCTAATTTCTAAAGTGTTCGGGCAGATATTTTCATTTATCAATGTTCAGTTGTTTAACAG CCTTGTTTTGCGACGTGAATGCTGCTCGTTTAGCAACGGAGAGTATGTAAAAACAGGACTTGCAGAGCTTGAAAAGTGGTGCCATGATGCAACTGAGGAG TTTGCTGGTTCGGCTTGGGATGAACTAAAGCACATCAGACAAGCTGTTGGCTTCTTGGTTATACATCAGAAGCCTAAGAAAAGCTTACACGAGATAACTACTGAACTTTGTCCG GTGCTTACCGTGCAGCAACTTTACAGGATCAGTACTATGTATTCTGACGACAAATACGGAACACATAGCGTATCTTCAGAG GTGATGGGAAGCATGAGGCAGACGGTTTCAGAGGATACCAACAAGTCATTTTTACTAGACGACGATTCGAG CATCCCATTCTCGCTTGAAGACATCTCGAAATCGATGCCAAACGTAGAGGTTGCGGAGATCGATCCTCCTCCATTGATTCGCCAAAACACCAGCTTCATGTTCTTGTTGGAAAGGTCAGACTGA
- the LOC106311845 gene encoding myosin-5 isoform X1 produces MQAAPVIIVGSHVWVEDPHLAWIDGQVTRIDGQNIHVRTNKGKTVVTSVYFPKDTEASPGGVDDMTKLSYLHEPGVLQNLETRYELNHIYTYTGNILIAVNPFQRLPHLYATDMMEQYKGIGLGELSPHVFAIGDAAYRAMINEGKSNSILVSGESGAGKTETTKMLMRYLAFLGGRSGVEGRTVEQQVLESNPVLEAFGNAKTLRNNNSSRFGKFVEIQFDKHGRISGAAIRTYLLERSRVCQISDPERNYHCFYLLCAAPPEDIKKYKLGNPQSFHYLNQSSCYELDGVDDASEYLETRRAMDVVGISNEEQEAIFRVVAAILHLGNIDFGLGEEIDSSVIKDENSRFHLNLAAELLMCNAKSLEDALIRRVMVTPEEIITKTLDPDNAIASRDTLAKTIYSHLFDWIVNKINTSIGQDPRSKSIIGVLDIYGFESFKCNSFEQFCINFTNEKLQQHFNQHVFKMEQEEYTKEEIDWSYIEFIDNQDVLDLIEKKPGGIISLLDEACMFPKSTHETFSNKLFQTFKGHERFSKPKLSQTDFTISHYAGEVTYQSNHFIDKNKDYIVAEHQALFTASNCSFVAGLFHALHEDSSRSSKFSSIGSRFKQQLHSLMETLNGTEPHYIRCIKPNNILKPGIFENFNVIHQLRCGGVLEAIRISCAGYPTRLAFYDFLERFGLLAPEVLDGNYDDEVACQMILDKKGLRDYQVGKTKIFLRAGQMAELDARRAEVLGNAARVIQRQFRTWIARKKFRSIRNAAIVLQSFLRGEIARTVHKKLIIEAAALRFQKNFRRYIARKSFVTNRSAAVVLQTGFKGMIARNEFRLRRQTKAAIVIQAHWRGQRAYAYYIRLKKAAIVTQCAWRCRLARRELRMLKLAARETGALKDAKDKLEKRVEELTWRLQLEKRLRTDLEEAKVQEVAKLQEALHTMRSQLKEATVMVLKEQEAARIAIEEAGSVKKEPVVVEDTEKINSLSNEIEKLKGMLSSETHKADEATQAYRSALVQNEELSKRLDEAGKKINQLQDSVQRFQEKVSNLESENKVLRQQSLALSPASRALALRPKTTIIQMQRTPERFTFSNGETKQIQEPETEDRPQKSLNQKQLENQELLLKSISEDIGFSEGKPVAACLIYKCLIHWRSFEVERTNIFNRIIETIASAIEMQENDDVLCYWLSNSATLLMLLERTLKAGNIPPSRHRAMSTSLFGRVSQSFIGSPQSVGFPFMNGRAIGGGLDELRQVEAKYPALLFKQQLTAYLEKIYGVIRDRMKREIAPLLAVCIQAPRQPRSGLIKGRSHNNFEAQKALSAHWQSIVTCLNGHLRTMRANYVPSLLISKVFGQIFSFINVQLFNSLVLRRECCSFSNGEYVKTGLAELEKWCHDATEEFAGSAWDELKHIRQAVGFLVIHQKPKKSLHEITTELCPVLTVQQLYRISTMYSDDKYGTHSVSSEVMGSMRQTVSEDTNKSFLLDDDSSIPFSLEDISKSMPNVEVAEIDPPPLIRQNTSFMFLLERSD; encoded by the exons ATGCAGGCTGCTCCGGTTATAATTGTGGGCTCGCATGTGTGGGTTGAAGATCCGCATTTAGCATGGATAGATGGACAAGTTACTCGCATCGATGGTCAAAACATTCATGTCAGAACTAACAAAGGCAAAACC GTTGTGACGAGTGTATATTTCCCCAAGGATACTGAAGCTTCACCTGGTGGTGTAGATGACATGACAAAGCTTTCATATTTGCATGAGCCCGGAGTCTTACAAAACCTTGAGACGAGATATGAACTTAACCACATCTAC ACATATACAGGGAATATCTTAATTGCAGTTAATCCATTCCAAAGGCTGCCTCATCTTTATGCAACCGATATGATGGAACAATATAAAGGAATTGGACTTGGAGAACTGAGTCCTCATGTTTTCGCAATCGGGGATGCTGCATACAG GGCGATGATTAATGAAGGGAAAAGTAATTCGATTTTGGTAAGTGGAGAAAGTGGTGCTGGTAAAACGGAGACGACAAAGATGCTCATGAGGTACCTTGCCTTTTTGGGAGGGAGGTCTGGTGTTGAAGGAAGAACAGTTGAACAACAAGTCTTAGAG TCCAATCCAGTTCTGGAAGCATTTGGCAATGCAAAAACTTTACGGAACAACAATTCGAG TCGCTTTGGTAAATTTGTTGAAATCCAATTTGACAAGCATGGAAGGATATCTGGGGCAGCTATCAGGACTTATCTGCTTGAGAGGTCCCGTGTTTGCCAAATCTCAGACCCTGAGAGAAACTACCATTGCTTTTACCTTCTTTGTGCTGCTCCACCAGAG GACATAAAGAAGTACAAGTTGGGAAACCCACAGTCATTCCACTATCTAAATCAGTCAAGCTGTTATGAACTGGATGGTGTTGATGATGCTAGTGAATACCTTGAAACCAGAAGAGCTATGGATGTAGTTGGAATCAGTAATGAAGAACAG GAGGCAATCTTCAGGGTGGTTGCTGCGATTCTTCATCTTGGTAACATTGATTTTGGACTAGGGGAAGAAATTGATTCCTCGGTGATCAAGGATGAAAATTCACGATTCCATCTTAACTTGGCCGCAGAGCTACTTAT GTGTAACGCCAAGAGCCTAGAAGATGCACTTATTAGGCGAGTGATGGTTACACCTGAAGAGATTATCACGAAAACTCTTGATCCTGATAATGCAATTGCGAGTAGGGATACCCTGGCAAAGACAATATATTCTCACTTGTTTGACTG GATCGTGAATAAAATCAATACTTCCATCGGGCAGGACCCAAGGTCAAAGTCAATTATTGGAGTTCTGGATATCTATGGGTTTGAAAGTTTCAAGTGCAATAG TTTCGAGCAATTCTGCATCAATTTCACGAATGAAAAACTGCAGCAGCATTTTAATCAG CATGTTTTTAAGATGGAGCAGGAGGAGTACACCAAAGAAGAGATCGATTGGAGCTACATAGAATTTATTGATAACCAAGATGTTCTTGATTTAATTGAAAAA AAACCAGGAGGAATCATTTCACTTCTAGATGAAGCCTG CATGTTTCCCAAGTCTACACATGAAACCTTCTCCAATAAGTTGTTCCAGACGTTCAAAGGTCACGAGAGATTTTCCAAACCGAAGCTCTCTCAGACTGATTTTACGATATCGCATTATGCAGGAGAG GTTACTTATCAATCGAACCATTTTATCGACAAGAACAAGGATTATATAGTTGCTGAACATCAGGCGCTGTTTACTGCATCTAATTGCTCCTTTGTGGCTGGTTTGTTCCATGCGCTTCATGAAGACTCATCCAGGTCATCGAAATTTTCTTCCATTGGGTCACGGTTCAAG CAACAACTTCACTCGCTGATGGAAACCCTGAATGGTACAGAACCTCATTACATAAGATGTATAAAGCCGAATAATATTCTTAAACCTGGCATCTTTGAGAATTTCAACGTCATTCATCAATTACGTTGTGGG GGTGTTCTTGAGGCCATTAGGATCAGTTGCGCTGGCTATCCTACCAGACTTGCCTTCTATGATTTTCTCGAACGTTTTGGTCTTCTTGCTCCAGAAGTTTTGGACGGAAA TTATGATGATGAAGTAGCTTGCCAAATGATTCTTGATAAGAAAGGTCTGAGGGACTACCAG GTTGGAAAGACAAAGATTTTCCTTCGAGCTGGTCAGATGGCTGAACTAGATGCTCGGAGAGCAGAGGTGCTTGGAAATGCTGCCAGAGTCATTCAGAGGCAATTCCGCACATGGATTGCCCGAAAGAAATTCCGTTCTATTCGAAATGCTGCAATTGTATTGCAATCCTTCCTAAGAG GCGAGATTGCCCGGACAGTACACAAAAAACTGATTATAGAAGCTGCAGCTCTAAGATTCCAGAAGAATTTCCGCCGGTACATCGCCAGGAAATCTTTTGTAACCAACAGATCAGCTGCAGTCGTGTTGCAGACTGGCTTTAAGGGCATGATTGCACGTAATGAATTCAGGTTAAGAAGGCAAACAAAAGCTGCCATAGTGATTCAG GCCCACTGGCGTGGTCAGCGAGCATACGCATATTACATAAGACTTAAGAAGGCGGCAATAGTCACTCAATGTGCCTGGAGATGCAGACTTGCTAGGAGAGAGCTTAGAATGCTAAAATTG GCTGCAAGAGAAACTGGTGCTCTTAAAGATGCTAAAGATAAATTGGAGAAGCGGGTGGAAGAGCTTACCTGGCGTTTGCAATTGGAGAAGCGATTAAGG ACTGATTTGGAGGAGGCAAAGGTGCAAGAAGTTGCAAAGCTGCAAGAGGCTTTGCACACCATGCGGTCACAGTTGAAAGAAGCTACTGTAATGGTATTAAAGGAACAGGAGGCCGCTCGAATAGCAATTGAAGAAGCAGGTTCAGTAAAAAAGGAACCTGTTGTTGTTGAAGATACAGAGAAGATAAATTCTTTGAGTAACGAAATTGAGAAGCTAAAG GGAATGTTGTCATCAGAAACACATAAGGCAGATGAAGCAACGCAGGCTTATCGCAGTGCATTAGTCCAAAATGAGGAATTAAGTAAGAGACTTGACGAAGCTGGAAAAAAAATAAACCAGCTTCAAGATTCTGTTCAGAG ATTCCAAGAAAAAGTCTCTAATTTGGAGTCAGAGAATAAGGTACTCCGGCAACAGTCTCTTGCTCTCTCACCAGCTAGTAGAGCTTTGGCCCTAAGACCAAAAACTACCATAATTCAG ATGCAGAGAACTCCCGAGAGATTTACTTTCTCCAATGGAGAAACAAAACAAATTCAG GAACCTGAAACTGAGGATAGGCCCCAGAAATCGCTTAATCAGAAACAGCTG GAAAACCAGGAGCTACTACTAAAGTCTATCTCGGAAGATATAGGATTTTCTGAAGGCAAGCCTGTTGCTGCATGCCTGATATATAAGTGTCTGATACACTGGAGATCTTTTGAAGTAGAAAGGACCAATATATTTAATCGTATAATTGAGACAATAGCATCCGCCATCGAG ATGCAGGAAAACGACGATGTACTATGCTATTGGTTATCCAATTCCGCCACACTTTTAATGTTACTTGAACGCACTCTGAAAGCGGGTAACATACCTCCCTCGAGACATCGGGCGATGTCTACATCTTTGTTTGGACGAGTATCTCAG AGTTTCATAGGCTCTCCACAAAGTGTTGGATTCCCATTTATGAATGGAAGGGCGATTGGTGGAGGGCTAGACGAACTACGTCAAGTGGAAGCTAAATATCCTGCTTTGCTTTTCAAGCAGCAGCTCACCGCTTACCTAGAAAAGATTTATGGAGTGATCCGAGACCGTATGAAGAGAGAGATTGCGCCTCTGCTTGCTGTTTGCATTCAG GCACCAAGGCAACCACGTTCTGGTTTAATAAAAGGACGCTCACATAATAATTTTGAGGCTCAAAAAGCGCTAAGTGCTCATTGGCAAAGCATTGTCACATGTCTAAACGGCCACTTGAGGACTATGAGGGCCAACTAT GTGCCTTCGTTGCTAATTTCTAAAGTGTTCGGGCAGATATTTTCATTTATCAATGTTCAGTTGTTTAACAG CCTTGTTTTGCGACGTGAATGCTGCTCGTTTAGCAACGGAGAGTATGTAAAAACAGGACTTGCAGAGCTTGAAAAGTGGTGCCATGATGCAACTGAGGAG TTTGCTGGTTCGGCTTGGGATGAACTAAAGCACATCAGACAAGCTGTTGGCTTCTTGGTTATACATCAGAAGCCTAAGAAAAGCTTACACGAGATAACTACTGAACTTTGTCCG GTGCTTACCGTGCAGCAACTTTACAGGATCAGTACTATGTATTCTGACGACAAATACGGAACACATAGCGTATCTTCAGAG GTGATGGGAAGCATGAGGCAGACGGTTTCAGAGGATACCAACAAGTCATTTTTACTAGACGACGATTCGAG CATCCCATTCTCGCTTGAAGACATCTCGAAATCGATGCCAAACGTAGAGGTTGCGGAGATCGATCCTCCTCCATTGATTCGCCAAAACACCAGCTTCATGTTCTTGTTGGAAAGGTCAGACTGA
- the LOC106311031 gene encoding putative F-box protein At1g64540 yields the protein MESLVEARLDLRLLESTTSFDDYTETGEYNDLLVVNGFDDIFGDATILLLRMASYVKILHLSAYSLEALHFGCKLIFTFDKDKSWQVLPRLLRKTPATKFSHQGSTLASSNR from the exons ATGGAGTCGCTTGTCGAAGCTAGACTAGATCTTCGATTATTGGAGTCAACTACCAGTTTTGATGATTATACCGAGACAGGTGAGTATAATGATTTGCTTGTAGTGAATGGTTTTGATGATATCTTTGGTGATGCCACAATCCTGCTTTTGAGAATGGCCAGTTACGTAAAGATCCTCCACTTGTCTGCTTATTCTCTTGAG GCGCTTCATTTCGGCTGCAAATTGATCTTCACATTCGACAAGGATAAAAGCTGGCAAGTTCTGCCACGTCTGCTCAGAAAGACCCCAGCTACAAAATTTAGTCATCAAG GGTCGACTCTTGCATCGAGTAACAGGTAG
- the LOC106310092 gene encoding telomere repeat-binding factor 4-like, giving the protein MGNHKLKWTEEEEEALLAGVQKHGPGKWKNIIRDPEFADPLYNRSNIDLKDKWRNLSVPADIQGSIDKVRTPKIKAAALNLAAVAAAATSTPPPSSATPSPVAPLPRSGSSDLNVDDSWNTMVDAKNAPRYDGMIFEALSALTDPSGSDVTTIFNFIEEKKHEVPPTFKRVLGSRLRRLAAQGKIEKVNQIRAGTQNFYRMNGTSFSGMRAPVVARPKEVNVKPRQTNSQRVLTVSQRKVDQASGTAAFKLAEVEKNLELVKRAAEHKERMIKLAEQAEIILLLAEELHEACSQGKIVELN; this is encoded by the exons ATGGGAAACCATAAGCTCAAATGGACGGAGGAGGAGGAGGAGGCGTTGCTCGCCGGCGTTCAGAAGCATGGGCCCGGAAAGTGGAAGAATATTATCCGAGATCCTGAGTTCGCTGATCCCCTCTACAATCGCTCCAACATCGACCTCAAG GATAAATGGCGTAACTTGAGTGTTCCTGCTGACATTCAAGGCTCAATTGATAAGGTGCGGACACCAAAAATCAAAGCTGCCGCTTTGAATCTAGCCGCCGTTGCAGCTGCTGCTACCAGTACTCCACCACCTTCTAGTGCGACCCCTTCTCCGGTTGCTCCCCTTCCTCGTAGTGGATCTTCTGATTTGAACGTTGATGATAGTTGGAACACTATGGTGGATGCAAAGAATGCTCCCAG GTATGATGGGATGATATTCGAAGCTCTTTCAGCGTTGACGGATCCTAGTGGATCTGATGTCACTACGATTTTCAACTTCATCGAG GAAAAAAAACATGAAGTGCCACCAACTTTTAAAAGGGTCCTGGGTTCAAGATTGAGGAGGCTTGCTGCTCAAGGCAAAATTGAAAAGGTTAACCAGATAAGAGCAGGA ACGCAGAACTTCTATAGGATGAATGGTACTAGCTTCTCGGGAATGAGAGCGCCAGTTGTAGCGAGACCTAAAGAGGTGAATGTGAAACCCCGGCAGACAAACAGTCAACGAGTACTCACGGTTTCGCAGAGGAAGGTTGATCAAGCTTCAGGAACCGCAGCTTTTAAGCTCGCGGAGGTAGAAAAAAATTTAGAATTGGTCAAAAGAGCTGCAGAACACAAAGAAAGGATGATAAAACTGGCAGAACAAGCTGAGATTATTCTACTGCTAGCGGAAGAGTTGCACGAAGCAT GTTCTCAGGGAAAGATTGTGGAACTGAATTGA